AAGGCCAACGGGCGGCCGTACTCGCTCCGCTACGTGGGGTCCATGGTGGCCGACGTCCACCGGTTCCTGCTCGAGGGCGGCATCTTCATGTACCCGGCCGACATGTCCGATCCCGCCAGGCCCCAGGGCAAGCTCCGGCTCCTCTACGAGGTGGCGCCCATGGCTTTCGTGCTGGAGCAGGCCGGCGGCCGGGCCAGCACCGGGACCGAGCGGGTGCTCGATCTCGTCGCCACCGAGTACCACCAGCGGGTGCCGGTCCTGATCGGCAGCGCGGATGAGGTGGCCCTGGCCGAAGACTTCTATCGCCGGTAGGCGGGGAACGCCCCCGCCCGGAAAGGACGGACACTCATGGAAGCGCGCGTTCGAGAGATCCTGAGCTGGTATTCGAGCGACTGCCCCGGAACCCGAACCAACCTCGCCCGGCTGCTGAATCACGGCCGGCTGGCTGGAACCGGCCGGCTGGTCATCCTCCCCGTGGACCAGGGCTTCGAGCATGGCCCGGCCCGGAGCTTCGCCGTCAACCCGCCCGCCTACGACCCGCTCTACCACTTTCGCCTCGCCATCGACGCCGGCTGCAACGCCTACGCGGCGCCGCTGGGCTTTCTCGAGGCGGGCGCGGCGGAGGTCGCTGGCGAGATCCCCCTCATCCTCAAGATGAACAATCACGACGTGCTCCATGACGAGAAGGACCCGCTCTCTGCGGTGACGGCCTCGGTGAGGGATGCCCTCCGCCTCGGCTGCGTGGGCGTGGGCTTCACCATCTACCCCGGGTCCACCCAGGCGCAGGTCATGTACCAGCAGTGCCGCGAGATGATCCAGGAGGCCAAGGCGCACGGGCTCGTCGCCGTCGTCTGGTCCTACCCGCGCGGCTCGGATCTCAGCAAGGCGGGTGAGACGGCCGTGGACGTGGTCGCCTACGCGGCCCAGATCGCCGCCCAGCTCGGCGCGCACCTCATCAAGGTGAAGCCGCCGGCGGAGCACATCGAGCAGGCCGAGGCCCGGAAGGCCTACGAGAAGAGCGGCGTGCCGATCGGCACGCTGGCTGAGCGGGTGCGGCACGTGGTGCAGTCGGCCTTCGCCGGCCGGCGCATCGTGATCTTCTCCGGCGGCGCCACCAAGGAGAACGACGAGGCGATCTACGAGGAATGCCGCGCCATCCGCGACGGCGGCGGCTTCGGCTCCATCATCGGACGCAACTCCTTCCAGCGGCCCAGGGACAGGGCGCTGGCTTTTCTCGCGACGGTGATGAAGATCTACTCCGGCGAGCTGAAGTAAGGCGCATGAGCCTGCCCGCGCCCAGCGAGGCCGAGGTGCGGGAGTACCCGCTCAAGGCGGGGACCCCGGCGCTGCACGTGGCCTGCTGTCCGTGGCTTCGCGAGCGCGGGGTGGCCATGCTGGGGAGCGACACCCACAACGATCTGCACCCGCCGCCGTACCCCACCATGGGCAATTCCTTCCACGTGGTGTCGCTGGTGGCCATGGGGCGCTGGCTCATCGACAACGCCAACCTCGAGCCGCTCTCCGAGGCCTGCGCCGCGCGCCGCCGCTGGGAGTTCCTGCTCGCCGTCGCTCCGCTGCGCCTCAAGAACGTCACCGGCTCCCCCGTCAACCCCATCGCCCTCTTCTAGTGTCCTGTCCCAGCGGCTCGGCGACGAACTGAGGAGGCTTTTCCATGGGACTGATCGACGTCCACAATCACATCCTCTCCCAGGCCTGGGTGGATCTGCTCACCGCCCATGGCGGCCATCGCTACCACATCGCCAGGGATTCTGAGGGGCGCCGCGTCATCATGCGTCAGGCCGCCCGCTTCATGAGCCTGACGGAGGCGATGTTCGAGCCGGAGCGGCGGCTCCGGGCCATGGACGAGGTGGGCGTGCAGATGCAGCTGCTCTCCTACACCTGCCCGAACTGCTACTGGGCCGACGGCGAGGTGGCGGAACAGGTGGCGCGGGTGATGAACGATCACATCGCCGAGGTCTGCGGCCGGTGGCCTGGGCGCTTCCGCGGGCTCGGGAGCATCCCGCTCCAGGACGTGGATCTCGCGCTCAAGGAGCTCGGGCGCTGCGTGGATCAGCTCGGGATGGTCGGGCTCATCATCCTGGCCAATGTCAACGACGTGCTGCTGGACGACGCCCGCTTCGAGCCGGTGTGGGCCGAGCTCAACCGGCGGCGGCTGCCCGTGCTGCTGCACCCGACGGTGCCCCCGGGCTTCGACGCCATGCGGATGGACAGCTACGGACTCATCGCCTCCCTCGGCTTCATGGTGGACACCACGCTGGCGGTGACGCGGATGGTCCTGGCCGGGGTCTTCGAGCGCCATCCCGACTGGCCGCTCATCGTGGGCCATGCCGGCGCCACCCTGCCGTTCATCGCCGGCCGGCTGGACCAGTGCCACCGCTTCATCCCCGACACCCGCCAGTTCACCTCGAAGCCGCCGTCCCACTACCTCAAGCGCCTCTACTACGACACCGTGACCTACGACGCGGAGGCGCTCCGTCTGGCCTACGCGCTGGCGGGGCCGGAGCGGCTGCTCTATGGCAGCGACTATCCCCATAACATCGGCGACATGCCTGGCTGCGCCCAGCGCGTGACAGCGCTGCCGATCCCCGAGGCCGAGAAGGAGCTGATCCGCTCCGGCAACGCGAAGCGCCTCTTCCGGCTCTGAGCGGCGAGGGAAACGCGCCAGACGCCAGGAGGCGCGCTATAATGCGCGCATGGCATCGCATGGGCGGCTTCTCCGGCTCGTCGCCACGGTGCTCGTCGTGGTGCTGGCGGCGGGGCTTGCGACACCGGCGCAGGCCGAGGCCGACGTGCTCACCACGCTGGCCATCGTCTCGCTCGTGGTGGCGGGCGTCGTCATCGTCGTCTACCTGATCGTGGCCAACGTGAAGGGGTCGAGGATGCAGACCCAGGCGGCGCCCGCCCTGGTGGCCTGCGTCGAGTCGGACGCGAGCCCGAGGGACTGCTGGCCCATGGCTGGCCCCGTTCCCAGCGTTGCCCTGCCGCCGCCGGAACCGCAGAGCTAGGCCGCAGCGAAGTCCGGTCTGACACCACCTGACTGACGAGGGACCGCATGGCGCACCAGTACGTCTTCACGCTCAAGGACTTGCGCAAGATCGTCCCGCCCAAGCGCGAGGTCCTCAAGGGCATCTGGCTGTCCTTCTTCCCGGGCGCCAAGATCGGCGTGCTCGGCGCCAACGGCGCGGGCAAGAGCACCCTGCTCCGCATCATGGCGGGGGTGGACACGGACTACCTCGGCGAGGTGTGGCGCGACGAGAGCCTGCGCATCGGCTACCTCCCGCAGGAGCCCGCCCTCGATCCCGGCAAGGACGTGCGCGGCAACGTGGAGGAGGGCGTGGCCGAGGTGCGGGCGCTCCTCACGCGCTTCGACGAGATCAACGCCCGACTGGGGGAGCCCGTCGAGACCGACGAGATGGAGGCGCTGCTGCAGGAGCAGGCGACGACGCAGGACGCCATCGAGACCCACAACGGCTGGGACCTCGACCGCACGGTGGAGATCGCCATGGACGCCCTCCGCGCCCCCCCGGGGGAGCAGGCGGTGGCCACGCTCTCGGGCGGCGAGCGCCGCCGGGTCGCCCTCTGCCGGCTCCTGCTCTCGAAGCCCGACATCCTCCTCCTCGACGAGCCTACCAACCACCTGGACGCCGAGTCGGTGGCCTGGCTCGAGCGCTACCTCAAGGAATACCCGGGCACCGTGGTCGCCATCACCCACGACCGCTACTTCCTCGACAACGTGGCCGGCTGGATCCTGGAGCTCGACCGCGGCGCCGGCATCCCGTGGGAGGGCAACTACTCCTCCTGGCTCGACCAGAAGAAGCGACGTCTGGCTGTCGAGGAGAAGCAGGAGTCGGCGCGCCAGCTCACCCTCGCGCGTGAGCTCGAGTGGGTGCGCATGGCGCCGCGCGCCCGGCAGGCCAAGGCCAAGGCGCGCGTCGCTTCCTACGAGGCGCTCCTGGCCGAGGAAGGCGCGCGCCAGCAGGGCACGGCCGAGATCGTGATCCCGCCGGCGCCGCGGCTCGGCGACCTCGTGGTCCAGGCCGACATGGTGACCAAGGGCTACGGCGACCGCCTCCTCATCGATGGCCTTTCCTTCAGCCTGCCGCGCGGCGGAATCGTCGGCATCATCGGCGCCAACGGCGCGGGCAAGACCACCCTCTTCCGAATGATCACGGGGCAGGAGAAGCCGGACGCGGGCACGCTGCGAGTGGGCGAGAGCGTGAGGCTCGGCTACGTGGACCAGAGCCGCGATGCGCTGAACCCGGCCAGGAGCGTGTGGGAGGAGATCTCCGGCGGGGCCGAGCAGATCACGCTCGGCACCCGCCAGAT
The sequence above is a segment of the Candidatus Rokuibacteriota bacterium genome. Coding sequences within it:
- the ettA gene encoding energy-dependent translational throttle protein EttA, which codes for MAHQYVFTLKDLRKIVPPKREVLKGIWLSFFPGAKIGVLGANGAGKSTLLRIMAGVDTDYLGEVWRDESLRIGYLPQEPALDPGKDVRGNVEEGVAEVRALLTRFDEINARLGEPVETDEMEALLQEQATTQDAIETHNGWDLDRTVEIAMDALRAPPGEQAVATLSGGERRRVALCRLLLSKPDILLLDEPTNHLDAESVAWLERYLKEYPGTVVAITHDRYFLDNVAGWILELDRGAGIPWEGNYSSWLDQKKRRLAVEEKQESARQLTLARELEWVRMAPRARQAKAKARVASYEALLAEEGARQQGTAEIVIPPAPRLGDLVVQADMVTKGYGDRLLIDGLSFSLPRGGIVGIIGANGAGKTTLFRMITGQEKPDAGTLRVGESVRLGYVDQSRDALNPARSVWEEISGGAEQITLGTRQIASRAYVASFNFKGADQQQRVGDLSGGERNRVHLAKMLQTAANVLLLDEPTNDLDVDTLRALEDALLGFAGCALVISHDRWFLDRIATHMLAFEDEGQVVWFEGNYQDYEAQRRKRLGAAADTPHRLRYKPLARG
- a CDS encoding amidohydrolase, with protein sequence MGLIDVHNHILSQAWVDLLTAHGGHRYHIARDSEGRRVIMRQAARFMSLTEAMFEPERRLRAMDEVGVQMQLLSYTCPNCYWADGEVAEQVARVMNDHIAEVCGRWPGRFRGLGSIPLQDVDLALKELGRCVDQLGMVGLIILANVNDVLLDDARFEPVWAELNRRRLPVLLHPTVPPGFDAMRMDSYGLIASLGFMVDTTLAVTRMVLAGVFERHPDWPLIVGHAGATLPFIAGRLDQCHRFIPDTRQFTSKPPSHYLKRLYYDTVTYDAEALRLAYALAGPERLLYGSDYPHNIGDMPGCAQRVTALPIPEAEKELIRSGNAKRLFRL
- a CDS encoding class I fructose-bisphosphate aldolase: MEARVREILSWYSSDCPGTRTNLARLLNHGRLAGTGRLVILPVDQGFEHGPARSFAVNPPAYDPLYHFRLAIDAGCNAYAAPLGFLEAGAAEVAGEIPLILKMNNHDVLHDEKDPLSAVTASVRDALRLGCVGVGFTIYPGSTQAQVMYQQCREMIQEAKAHGLVAVVWSYPRGSDLSKAGETAVDVVAYAAQIAAQLGAHLIKVKPPAEHIEQAEARKAYEKSGVPIGTLAERVRHVVQSAFAGRRIVIFSGGATKENDEAIYEECRAIRDGGGFGSIIGRNSFQRPRDRALAFLATVMKIYSGELK